The DNA segment TTGCCAAAAAGACGCGGCAGCACCTGGTAGATGACTGCTTTATCCTGAGCGACCTCCCGGGGGGGGGCTATTTGCTCCGCAGGGTTTTTGTGGGCACAGCTCGCGGCACCCAGCAGGGCGGTGACGAGCAGCTTGGCAATCAACGGGAAATAGGTTTTCTTCATCTTGCCCTGATGTTGTTGGGTCTGTGGTTTTCAGCCGATGTTCAATACATTCCAGCCCGGATTAAGGATTTTTTACCCTCAACGTCAGCGGCGCCCTGTGCCAATCAAATTTTACCAGCAGTTGCTGTGCGCGTTTGTGGTACCAGGCTCCACGCTCCGCTTGGTTAAAGGCCTGTTCACCCTGGAGGAGTGGCAGATTCACTGTGCCAACTTCCACTACCGCCGGAGCCTGTTGCCAGTTGTGGATTTTCAGGGTGACTGTGCGGGATGCTGGCATCCCTGTGTAGCCGTCACCCTCGCGTTTAAAGGAAAAGGTGAGACCCCCGGCAATTCTATGGGCGGAAAAATGCAGTTTTTCGAATTTGCCTTGGGCAAAAGCGTTAGCGGTCTTGCCGTCGTCTTCATAGATATAGCGGCTGGAAACCGGAGCGGATGCGTGGGCGTAATAATCCAGGGTCAGGGATTTACTGGAGTAGTCACGGCTGGTGTTGATATCCCCGATTGTGGGAATAAAAGCCCCCGCCCGCACCAGCACCGGAATGGTGTCCAGGTCCACTGGCACCAGGGCCCGGTCACCGGAATAACGGGTGTCATTCCAGTAATCAAACCAGGTGCCGCCGGGGAGTGTTACTGCCACTGTAGCCACATCGGCTTCCACTACCGGGGCCACCAGAAAATCCTTGCCCCACAGGTAGGTGTCGTTGATATCGAACAGGGACGGGTCGTTTTCGTTTTCAAAGAACAGCGGGCGCATCAGCGGCATGCCTGTCCGGCTGTTTTCGAAGGCGAGGGTGTAGTTGTAAGGCAGCAGGCGATAGCGCAGTTTGATGTATTTGCGCAGAATATCGCGGGTGCGGCGGTCGTGGAAAACCGGTTCCGAAGGGATATGTTCCTGGGCGTGGGGACGGTATACCGGCTGGAACACGCCATATTGCAGCCAGCGGATATAGAGTTCGCGATCAAAGGTCTCACCGCCAGCAAAACCGCCCAGATCCGAATGGGTATAGCCGAATCCGAGCAGGCCCATCCCCAGTGCCAATTCCACTTGCGGTTGCAGGCCACCCCATTCCCGCGCTACATCGCCGGTCCAGGGGATCATGCCGTAGCGCTGGGAACCGGCGAAACCGGCGCGCATCATGATAAAGGGGCGGCGCTCGGGGTATTTTTCCGTTTGGCGCTCGTACAGTAGTTGCGCCCAGGTGTGGCCAAAGGCATTGTGGATCTCATCCGCCATGCCGATGGCGTGTACAGTGTCGGCAGGGTGCACTTCCGGCTCGCCCAGATCACCCCACCAGCCGGAAACCCCTTGTTCCAGCAGGCCGTCATAGATATTCCAGAACCAGTCGCGGCCGTCTTTGGAGAAGACATCGATCAGGCCGGTATTGCCAAAATAGAAATCAAAGCGCTTGGGACCGCCAGCCAGGTTTTTCGCCAGGGCATTGCCAGCCACCGCTTCCTGCCAGCGCGCAGAGGTGGACAAGACAAAGGGCTCGGTGACCAGGATGGTGTTGATCCCCTGCGCCTTCAGGTCGGCCATCATCTTTTCGGGCGCGGGGAAGGCTTTTTTGTCCCAGGCCAGGTTGCCCATATGGCCCTTGATGTCAGGGCCGAACCAATAGAGGTCCAACACCACCGCATCCAGGGGGAAGTTCTCTTCGCTGAATTTGTCCACAGTCGCGCGCACTTCTGCTTCACTGTGGTAACCAAAACGCGAGGCAAAGTTGCCCAGAGCCCAGCGCGGCGGCAGGGGTTGCCTGCCGGTGACATTCACGTAGTTTTCCAGAAGCTGTGGATAAGTGTCTCCGGCCACTACGATATAGGCGGTGCGCCCGGCGACCGCTTCAAATTGCAGGATGTTCTTCTCACTGGCACCCAGATCAAGGGTGCCAGTGGCGGAGTTGTCGAACAGTAGCAGGTACTTGTTGCTGGATACCACGGCCGGCAGGGAGAAATACATCTGGGGGGATTGTGTGGTGTAGCCGTAATGGGCGCGGTTATACAGCGGCAGGCGCTGCCCACGGCGGTCCATGCCCAGTACCCGCTCCCCGCCGCCGAGCAGTTTCTCGCCGGGTGTCAGCGCAAAACGGAATCCGCGCAGAGTATCAGTAGCGAAAAAGCCGCTCTCCTCACTCAAGAGCCGCTCTTGCCCGCGCAGGTATTCGATATGAAATGGCGCCTTGTGAATAACCGCGCTCAGGCTGCCATTGCGGTAGATGAGTTTGCCATCGTCTTCGCTGAGGGTTGCCCCGGGTTCTGTCTTCCTGTCGGCAGCGATGGCGAAAGAGGGCAGTTGTTTCAGGCCATCGCGACGGTAGTGAATTTCCAGGGCGGAGGGCCCCATCGGGGTCAGGGTAACCTCGCCATCGGTGAACTGGACAGTCAGTGCACCGTCGCTCTCCCAGTGGCCTTGGTAGTTTCTCTGTTCCTGGGCCAGAACCTGGATACACAGGCAGAGCGTGGCGGCGAGGGCGAGAAAGTGCTGGCATGAGAATATTGGGGTCATCGCGCGGAACTTCAGTTAACGATTCAACAGTCATTTTTGGGTGCCAGACCCCTATGGGGGTACACTGGCTCCAAGCCTATGCTAATGCGCTGCCTGAAGCCCGCATCCCCCCCGGTGGGGGAGGGAGCCCCGGAGTCCGTGTCAGAATGGCAAAATAAGCATAACGAGAGTTGCGGTAATCCCTATGGCCCCATCAGTGAGCAGCGCCTGCGCGCCCAAAGTTCAGCAGCCGCGCTTGCCCTTCTGGCAGGTGTGGAATCTCAGTCTCGGTTTCCTCGGGGTACAGTTCGGTTTTTCCCTGCAGAACGCCAATGCCAGCCGCATCCTCTCGGATCTGGGTGCGGACCTGCACGCCTTGTCTTTGTTCTGGATAGTGGCGCCCCTGATGGGGTTGATTGTACAGCCGATTGTCGGCTCCGCTTCGGATCGTACCTGGAGCCGCTTTGGCCGCCGCAACCCCTATATTCTGTTTGGGGCTGTGGCCGCGGCACTGGGGATGGCATTGATGCCCAATGCCGGCATTGTGGTTGCCCTGGTGGCGCCGATCCTGTTCGGTGCCGTGATGCTGGCACTGATGGATGCCGCCTTTAATGTCACCATGCAACCGTTTCGAGCCCTGGTGGCGGATATGGTGCCCTCCCAGCAGCGCACCCTGGGCTATTCGATCCAGTCGCTGCTGATCAATATTGGTGCGATCCTGGGCTCCATGTTGCCTTTTATTCTGACCAATGTCATTGGCCTGGAAAATACTTCGCGCGGCGGCGCAGTGGCGCCCTCGGTTGTGTGGGCTTTTTATATTGGCGCAACGGTACTGCTTGGCAGCGTGCTCTGGACCGTTGTGCGCACCAGAGAGTACCCGCCGAGCCAGTATAACGCCTACAAAGGCATTGAGGCCGAACAACTGCAACAGGAGGGGCAACAGCAGCGCTCCCTGGGGCAGCGCCTGGGGGGCTTTTGCCAGCTACTGATCAGGATGCCGCGTACCATGCGGCAACTGGCCCTGGTGCAGTTCTTCTCCTGGTTTGCCCTGTTTATCATGTGGGTCTACACCATGCCGGCCATCACCCAGCATGTGTGGGGTGTCGAGGCCAAGTGGTTTGATCCCGCTTATCTGGAAGCGGTTGGTGAGATCCCTGCACAGATCGCTGCGGCGAAAGGGGCAGCCGGTGACTGGGTGGGGATTATCTTCGCCGCTTATTCACTGTTTGCCGCCCTTTTTTCCCTGGTTCTGGCCCGGGTGGCACAGACCCTGGGGCGCAAGCGGACCTATTCTTTATCCCTGGCACTGGGAGGCCTGGGGTATATCGGTTTCCTGCTATGCCAGGGCGGTACGGCCATGCAGGTGGACCTGCTCATCACCCAGGTTTCGGTACCCAGCGGCGCCCTCGGCCTGCTGGTACCAATGGTGGGGGTGGGTATCGCCTGGGCAGCGATTTTGGCCATGCCCTATGCGATCCTGTCCGACTCCCTGCCGGCCAGTAAAACCGGTGTTTATATGGGTATTTTTAATTTCACCATCGCCGCACCGCAAATTGTCTCGGCGTTGGTTGCCGGTCTGGTTCTTAAAACAGTATTCCAGAACCAGGCGATTTATATCATCGTGTTGGCGGGAGTGAGCATGATACTCGCGGCACTGTCTGTATTTTTTGTGCGGGAATCACAGCCAGAGGCGCAGATACTGGGGGCAGGTGATGCTGGCTGAAACGACTGCCCATATCGGATTTTTCGTGACTTGTGTCATTTTCTCTATAGACAATGCCGGCACAACGGCTGCGGATTGTCCGTGTTTCAGCAGCCCACTGGACAGCAGCAAACCCCCATGGCCGCGCTGTTTTTGTTAACCGGTGCTTTTTTCACAACCGGAGTTTTTTGACAGGGAGGCACAGGTCTTCATAGACTGCCTTGAATCAAGATACCCAACCGCGCCCTATGCCTTTTTTCAACACGCTCGATTCGGCCCTGCAGGCCTTTGCCGGTTTTGTCTGGGGTCCGCCCCTGTTGGTACTCCTGCTCGGCGGTGGCCTGGCCTTACTGGTGTATTCCCGCGGCCGCCCCTATCGGCATCTGGGCCACAGTATCGGGTTGTTGAGCGGCCGCTACAACGATCCCGGTGATCCCGGCCAGGTTTCCCACAGCCAGGCCCTGTCCACTGCGCTTTCCGGTACTCTTGGGCTCGGTAATATTGCCGGCGTGGCGATTGCCATTACCATGGGTGGGCCCGGCGCTATTTTCTGGATGTGGGCTACCGCCCTGGTGGGGGTGGCGACCAAGTTCTATACCGCCACTCTGGCAGTGATGTTCCGCGGCCGCGATGCGCTTGGCGAATTACAGGGAGGCCCCATGTATGTCATCCGCGAGGGGCTGGGCCGGCGCTGGATGCCCCTGGGCGTGCTATTCGCGGTGGCGGGATTGTGCGGTATGTTGCCGGTATTCCAGTCCAACCAGACCACCCAGCTGTTGCGGGAGTCCTTTGCCGAGCCCCTGGGGTGGATCGCGCCGGGAGGATCATTGGCATTCGATTTCGCCATCGGCCTTTTGCTTGCCATCGCCTCCGCCTTTGTGATTGCCGGGCGTATACAGCGTATCGGTAAATTCTCAGTGCACATAGTACCCGGCATGGTGTTGTTTTACCTGGCGTTGACCCTGATTGTGATCGCCAGCTTCTGGGAGCGAGTGCCGGCGGCTTTTGCCCTGATTTTCACTGATGCCTTTAGTGGTCAGGCTGTCGCTGGCGGTGCCTTGGGTACGGTGATTACCATCGGCGTGAGTCGGGGGGCCTTTTCCAATGAAGCGGGGATCGGTACCGAGTCACTGGCTCACGGGGCGGCCAAAACCCGGGAACCGGTTCGCGAGGGGGTTGTCGCCATGCTGGGGCCCATCGTAGACACTCTGGTGGTGTGTACCTGTACGGCTTTGGTGATCCTGCTCACCGGTGTCTGGCAACAGGGTGAAGGGGTTGCTGGCGTGACCCTGACCGCCCAGGCATTTGCACAGGTGTTTGGCCGGTCTGGCCCCATTCTGCTGTTGATGATGGTTTTGCCCCTGGCGTTCAGTACGATTGTCACCTGCTGGTACTACGGTATGAAGTGCTATGTATTTTTATTTCGCGGGCACTGGCAGAACCTGTACACAGCGCTTTACATGATGCTGATTGTGCTCGGTGCGGTGGCCTCACTGAGTGCGGTAAACAGTATCATTATTGGCATGTATGCGGTAATGGCGGTTCCCACAATGCTGTCTACGCTGTTTCTGGCAAAGCATGTCAACCGTGCGGCCCACGACTACTTTACCCGCACTGACGCCATGCATCGGCCGCGCAGCGAAGAGTTGACCTCCCAATAACCTCCCACCCATAAAAAAGGCGGACCCTATGGTCCGCACCTTTTTATTTGTCAACCAAGATGGCAGCCGGGCGGATAGCCACAGACGCCTAATGGACTACGGAAACCCGCGTACCGACTCTGGCATGGCGATAGAAGACCTTCGCCATATGCCAGGGCAGGCGAATACAGCCGTGGGAGTCCGGATAGCCCGGTACCCGACCGGCATGCATGGTGACGGGGCCGTTAATCCGCATCATATAGTCCATGGAGGCACCGCGAAAAACAGAACCCCGGGGTTTGCGGTGGCGGCGCACGTCGACATTGCTGCGCATCACGTAGCCACGGCGGCTGATGTAGTGCCCGTACAGGTTGGAGCGGTGGCTGTATTTTTTCTCGGAAATACGGAAGTTGCCCGTGGGAGTCCTGTAACCGGCTTTGCCGGTGGAGACTGGAGACATGCCGGCCAGGCGCCTGCCCTTGTAAAAATAGGCCATCTGGTCACTGAGGTCGATTACAATCCGGGACGCGCCCGATATATGGGGACGGAACCACATATGGCCTCCATAGGCCGAGTGGGCGTGCCTGGCACCGTGGCGCAGATAGGGGTTGGAGTAATCGATTGCGGCTACCAATGGGCTTAGAACTGTCGATCCGATCAGTAACAGGGCTGCGACCAGGGAGGAGTTATTCAGCCGGGAAGACCGGTATTTCTGTCGGAGCGATCGATAGCCATGCAGTAAAGACTGGATTTTTTGCAGCGAAGGTTGGCTATGCATTACACACCTCTCTATTGCCAGTGGGCTGTGTAAACAACAGCAGATTGCAAACAGTACCGTCGCCAGACCTGGCGCAGGGAGACGCTCCCGCCTGTGCCGAAATCTGCCAACAGTCAGTGGTTCCCCAATGCAGATTGCCGTTGTACCCGGCATCGCCTGCAGGATGGGTTAGCAGCGGTTTTGCCACTGCAGGTCCAGTCGATATTAGGGTGGGGTATTTGGGACGATCACATCAAAAAGAAATAAGGGCAAAATTAGTTAGAGACTAATTGAAAGACTCAAATGGAAACTACAGTAAGAGCAGCGTTGAGCGGTGAATATCCGGTAGTCTTTGTGCTTGCTGGAATTAGGGGTGGTACATAGTGTGACGATTACTAAGCTGAAGCGATTCGGTGGCGCAAAGCTACCGTGGCTTTTTGACCGCGCATACTCATACCCTGAACTACAGGGGGCAATGCAATGGTAAAATGTGTTCGCAAAGCTTTCTGTGGATGAGGAAACAAGCTGTAATACTGGGATATAAAACAATATCTTTTCAGCTCAACGGCTACGTGTAATGCTACTATTGGCTCTATTTTGGAGTTTGAAAAATAAGGCGTTATAGACGATTGTTTTTAGGGGTTTTCTGATCCTGTTATTTTCTCTCCATTGCGACATCTTTTGAGAAAAAACTAATGCTGAACTTATAATTTGATGGATAAGATTTGATATTGGCGGTATAGGAATAATCTCTGTAATGCTGTGTAATTCACTTGTGTTTACGACGCTACTAAAAAATGATAAAAAATATTTCGTAACAAAATAAGCTTGTAGTGAGGAAGTGGTAGTGAACGGGTTGTTCCGTCGTCAAGCCATGGAAAAACAAGCAGGCCGATTGCACGGTGAGATTCTGCTCCTGCCATGCCTTTCCCTCATCACTAGTTTGTCATTGCTACTAGCCTAGGTGGGTGTGATTATTATTTGGCTTGCCAGCAGTCACTATGCCCGTAAGGAACGCGTGAGCGGTTGGCTGGAGCAGGTTTTTGGTAGTAAGTAACTTGGGGTAGATCGCCATTTTTCTGGATACTGATGTGATTTGTCAAAAGTCAGAGTTGCCCTGTATGGTTATTTGAAGGTCCTGACCGTTAAAAATTAACAGTGTATTGAGAACCGCTTCTAGATTTTAGATGTGTCTTATTGAGAACTATACTTTATAGTCGTCATGCGTTTCTTTATTTTCTTGGCTCAGCAGGCATCCAAATTATTTTTTGGCAAAACGTTCGGGTTGTTCTAAAACCCTTGTAACATTATACTTTCCTTGATCTTCTTTTATCTTTATGTGCATTATGTTGTTCTGGAGTCGAAGCAAGGCTGCCATCAATGATTTGTCCGGTCCTGGCCTTGTAACCACGGGTACTCAATTACAGGTCAAATTTCCTAAACAGGGTATCTATCAAGCCTGCAATGAAAAATCGCTCCTAGGATAGCTAATCGATTTCTGAATCCAATGACTTGTCCCAGCAATTGATTCCGAGGAAATAAAAGAAGCCATGGATGTCTGAGCTTTTAAACTCAAATTTGTCTACAATAAGTTGTACAGTTTTGTAGTACCAAGGTAGTAAATATCATCAACGCATCGAATGGTTTCTACTGGCACTACTTTTATATTTCTTTGTGCGAACTTTACTCAAAATGGTACGAAGGTTTCTTTAGTGAGACAATCTGTTTAATTCAGTGAGAAGGCTAAGTTCATTCAGTTTGAAATATAGATTTTCCAGCTCGAAAAAATGAGTTGTATTACACTATGACCCTGGATTTTGCCCGGATAATGGAATGTCATCAAAAAGTTGTAATTTTTATAGAGACACTTTAGACTCCCTCCACTCATTCAACAAGGAAAAATAATTATGAACAATAATCAACCTTTCTTTGCACAATTTATGCAAGCGCAAGAGTTAACCACGGAGCAAACTGACCAAGTTGTCGGTGGTGTACTTGAGCAGCCTGCACCAAAAAGACCACCTGAGTTTGATAACGTCACCCAAAAAGCTCCTTCCGATAATGATGAGGGTGGTGATCTTTTGGGGGTGGAATCCTAAACGGTTCTTGAATCCTGGTAAGGGAGCACTGATTGCTCCCTTTTTCTTTCTATGGATTCGCAGCCCTTCATCAAGAAAAAAATGAAAAAAGCCATTTTAAGCCTGACCCACTCAGGCGACTACTACACTATAGATAAGGTCAATCATGCACTGGAAGGGCTCGGTTATCGTGCTGTAAGACTGAACTGTGATCAATTCCCGACTCAGTTTCAATTTTCTTTTGCCACTAGCGGAAACCATGGGCTTGTCATCCAGCATCCTGACGGTGAGTTTAGGCAAGTGGACATCGCTGGCGTTTGGATGCGTAAAAACCACCTGCCGGTCATTGAAAACACGCTAGACACACCTATAAGGCAACAATGCATCAGAGAATCTGAGGAAGCCAAAAATATATTACTCGCCGCGGTCGATGTTCCCTGGATAGACCGATTTGAAACCATAAGGCGTGCAGAGAACAAATTATTGCAACTGCAGCTTGCCGCACAACTTGGATTAAAAATACCTTCGACACTCATATCGAATTCACCTCAGGAGGTGCGTCACTTTTATCGTCAGAATAAAGGGAATGTTGTGGTTAAAATGCTAACGCCAGCTAGTCAATCTATGGGCAGGCCACCGCATTTTTTGTATACCCGTGAACTCGAACCTGAGCATCTGGAGAACCTGGATGGTCTTAGTTTGAGCCCTATGGTATTCCAGCAAAAAATTGATAAGGAATACGAGCTGCGTATTGTCTATGTGGGCGGGCAATGTTTCTGTGGTAAACTTACAACCAAAAATGCATCGTCACTCACCCAAATTGATTGGCGACAGGCTCGTGTTGGCGAGCTTATCTGGCAAGATGCTGAATTGCCTCCGTCGCTTTGTCATAAAATTGGCGCATTGATGCAGCGATTAGAGTTAACCTTTGGAGCCATAGATGTTATCAAGTCTCCAAAAGGCTATATATTTCTTGAAGTGAATCCATGTGGTGAATGGGGCATGTTAGAGAAATATCTTGAGTTACCTATCGCGAAACATATCGCGCTCGCTTTGCATGATAAAATCGTCGCAGCCCAAATTAGGATTTCTGCTGAATGACTCCAAATACCATCCTTATTGTTACACACTCCAACGACAATTTGGCCATAGACAAGGTCACGACCGCACTTATTCACAAGGGCTATAAAGTTGTCAGGCTCAATACCGACTTGTATCCATACCAGGTCCGCCTGGAAGTGCTCTACTCTTCATCCTGCCCAGGCCATCAATTGATCACAGAGACGGGAGAAATCTTGCTTGACATAGACATTTATGCAGTATGGTACCGTCGCTTTAACCCGGGTGCAGATCTGCCCAAAGACATGGATAAACAGCAAAGAAAGGCCTGTAGGGAGGAAGCAAAGCGAACCCTGCTTGGTTATCTGCAATCCTTGGATTGTTTCGTTATGGATGATTACTGGCAAATACGCAAGGCATCCAACAAAGAGTATCAGCAAAAACTAGCCCTTCAGCTAGGACTGAATATGCCCGCCACCTTGATCACCAACCAGCCAGCTGCTGTAATGAAGTTCCATCAGGCTTATTCTGGTAAGATGATCACCAAAATGCAAACCGCCTTTTCCCTTGTTCAAGACAACCGAGAGCAAGTAGTTTACACCAGCAAGGTTGAAGAGCAGCACCTGCAACAACTGGATGGCCTAGCACTATGCCCTATGGTGTTTCAGGAAAATATTCACAAGCAACTTGAACTTAGGGTGACACTGGTGGGTGACAGAGTATTCTGCGCTGCGCTAGACTCCAACAAGCATGCTGAGATGCGAGATGACTGGCGAAAGATAGGCGCCATCACTATGCATGAATGGTTTGACTATTCGTTACCTGAAGATATTACCTATAAGCTGCAAGCTCTCAGAAAAAAACTATCGCTAAACTATGGTGCAGCAGACATTATTTTAACCCCGGAAGACCAATATTACTTTCTTGAGATAAATCCATGTGGTGAGTTTTATTGGCTGGATCAATACACTCAGGCAGGCATCTGCGAGGCCATAGCCGAGCATCTTCATCATCAGGGAGTGAAAGAAAATTGATGGAGATCGCGAAGTAACAGATTTCCCGAAATTTGGTTAAAAACGGATGGCGTCAGGACAATTGCACTATAATAGTCGTAAAAAAGACAGACTCTAGAAAAAGTGTCGTAAATACTGCCTAAAAATGAATATTCCTGTTAAGTTGCTTGAGCGACGTCATCTTACTCCAAAGTATCTGCGCTGTAAAAAACACGCCAGTACTCCTATTTTGGCATAAAAGATATATTGTAATTTACCTGGTTGCCAGTGTTGGCTATGGTCTGATTCAGCTTCTCATAGTGATTGGTGATGATGTGGTTAAGTAATTGGGTTAGATCAACTCTTTTGGAGATCGGCAATCCATCACGGCGGGAATAATTCGGCAAGATCCGGTGAATAAATTGCAGCACGAAGTATAATGAATCTCAAAAATTAGTGGTGAATTTTCTAAATATTTTTCAAATTAATAGAGCTACCTTGTAGACTACGCTACCATCAAATGATAAAAAGTACGCCATAATATAAATAAGCCAAAGGTAAGGAAGTTGTAGTGACAGGGTTGTTCCGCCGTCAGGCCATGGAAAAACAAGCAGACCGTCTGCACGGTGAGATTCTGCTACTGCCCCGCCTGTCACATACTCTCATTTTGTCATTGCTTTTAGCCTGGGTGGTTGCCGTTATTATCTGGCTTGCCGGCAGCCACTATGCCCGCAGGGAAAGCGTTACCGGTTGGCTGGAGCCGGCTTCAGGTGTGGTGCGGGTTTATGCTGAGCGTTCGGGCATTATCAAACAGGTGCTGGTGCGCGAGGGTGATCGGGTAATAAAGGATCAGCCCCTGATCGTGGTCAACGGTGACCGAATTTTGGCAGATGGTAAACACCTCGAGTCTTTGCTGTTGACTGAGTACAAAAGCCAACAACAATTAGTCTCCGAACAGTTGAAGCGCAGTGAGAAAATTTATCATCAGCAACTGCGTGATCTTGACCAGCGTATTGTTGCCGGTGAGGAAGACCTGGCCCTGTTGGAAAAGCAGATAGAAACACAAACGCAACGCTATATCTTAATCGCGGAACAGGCAGAGCGCTACCGACGGCTCAAGCGAGATGGCCATATTTCCTCAGCAGAGCTGGACGCGGTTATAGCCCAGGAATTGGAGCTGCAGGCCGACCGCCAGAGCCTTGCACGCAGCGGGGTGAATCTGCGCAATCAAATTCGGCAACTGGAAAGTGACCGCCTGCTGCTTCCCGAAGAGTTTGCCAATAGCAGTGATCAGTTGCGCGCACGCCTTTCCGACCTTGCCCAGCAGATTGCCCAACTGCATGGCCAGCGGGCCTATATTGTCAAGGCTTCCCGAGATGGAGTCATCAGTAACCTGCAGGCAACTGAGGGCCAGCAGGCACGAGCTGATATCCCGATTTTATCCCTGGTGCCGGAGAATCACGTACTTACAGCCCAGCTGCTGGTACCCGTGCGCTCTGCGGGTTTTCTCACTACAGGCCAGCCCTTGAAGATTCGCTACGATGCTTTCCCCTATCAGAAATTCGGCCTTTACCCCGGTGCCGTGTTGGAGGTGTCTGATACTGTGTTGCTGCCCGATGAGCTGCTGCGTGTTCCTGTTGCAGTACGCGAGCCGGTGTTCAGGGTTACGGCAAAATTGGCACAACCGACGGTTAATGCCTATGGCCGGCACTTTTCCCTCAAGCCGGGCATGACCCTATCCGCCGATGTGCAACTGGCGGAACGGAGTTTGCTGCAATGGCTGCTGGAGCCTATTTACAGCTTGCGGGGACGCCTGTGATGGAGGCGACCACACAGCTGCCGGCCAAACAAGAGCGACCGGAAAAGCTTCTGCATTTTTCCCCAGGCCGCCAACTGCCGGTGATTTTACAAACTGAGGCTGCGGAATGCGGATTGGTATGTCTGGCGATGATTGCCGGGTTTCACGGCTATGATACCGACCTCGCCAGCCTGCGCCGCCGCTTCCATATCTCCAGCCACGGTACCAACCTCAAGACCCTGATGGATATGGCCGGGCGCCTGCACCTGGCTGGTCGCGCCCTGCGCCTTGAGATGGAACATCTGGAGGAGCTACAGCGCCCCTGTGTGCTGCACTGGGATATGAGTCATTTTGTGGTGCTCAAATCCGTACAGCGAAACAAAGTCACCATCCACGACCCCGCAGTGGGGGAGCGGGTGCTGACCCGGGAGGAATTTGGCCAGCATTTTACCGGTGTCGCCCTGGAGCTTACACCAACGGATGAATTCCAATCGGTAGAAGATCGCCAACGACTGAAACTCAGCCATTTCTGGTCGCGTATCAGCGGGTTAAAGCGCAGCTTGATTCAGGTGTTGCTGCTGTCTCTGCTGCTTCAGCTGTTTGCCGTGGTTACGCCATTTTATATGCAAACGGTGGTGGATGACGTCATCCTGCGTGGCGACGCCAACCTGCTACTGGTGCTAGCGATCGGCTTTGGCCTGTTACTGATAATACAAACCGGCACCAACGCCTTGCGGGAATGGGTAATCCTGCATATCTCCAGTCGGCTCAATATGCAGATGGCTGCAAACCTGTTCCGCCACCTGATCCGCCTGCCAATGAGCTATTTCTCCACCCGGCATATGGGTGATGTGGTATCCCGCTTCGGTTCCTTGCAAAAGGTGCGCGAGTTGCTCACCACCGGGCTGGTGGCTGCGGTCGTGGACGGTATTATGGCGTTGATCACACTGGCCGCCATGTTTTTTTACGACCTGTGGCTGACCCTGATTGTCTTGTTGGTGGTCGTCCTTTACGCTGCCCTTCGCCTGTTGCTCTATCGCCCACTGCGGCTACTTACTGAAGAGCAAATTGTTGCCCAGGCAAAACACG comes from the Microbulbifer sp. MI-G genome and includes:
- a CDS encoding glycoside hydrolase family 31 protein; amino-acid sequence: MTPIFSCQHFLALAATLCLCIQVLAQEQRNYQGHWESDGALTVQFTDGEVTLTPMGPSALEIHYRRDGLKQLPSFAIAADRKTEPGATLSEDDGKLIYRNGSLSAVIHKAPFHIEYLRGQERLLSEESGFFATDTLRGFRFALTPGEKLLGGGERVLGMDRRGQRLPLYNRAHYGYTTQSPQMYFSLPAVVSSNKYLLLFDNSATGTLDLGASEKNILQFEAVAGRTAYIVVAGDTYPQLLENYVNVTGRQPLPPRWALGNFASRFGYHSEAEVRATVDKFSEENFPLDAVVLDLYWFGPDIKGHMGNLAWDKKAFPAPEKMMADLKAQGINTILVTEPFVLSTSARWQEAVAGNALAKNLAGGPKRFDFYFGNTGLIDVFSKDGRDWFWNIYDGLLEQGVSGWWGDLGEPEVHPADTVHAIGMADEIHNAFGHTWAQLLYERQTEKYPERRPFIMMRAGFAGSQRYGMIPWTGDVAREWGGLQPQVELALGMGLLGFGYTHSDLGGFAGGETFDRELYIRWLQYGVFQPVYRPHAQEHIPSEPVFHDRRTRDILRKYIKLRYRLLPYNYTLAFENSRTGMPLMRPLFFENENDPSLFDINDTYLWGKDFLVAPVVEADVATVAVTLPGGTWFDYWNDTRYSGDRALVPVDLDTIPVLVRAGAFIPTIGDINTSRDYSSKSLTLDYYAHASAPVSSRYIYEDDGKTANAFAQGKFEKLHFSAHRIAGGLTFSFKREGDGYTGMPASRTVTLKIHNWQQAPAVVEVGTVNLPLLQGEQAFNQAERGAWYHKRAQQLLVKFDWHRAPLTLRVKNP
- a CDS encoding MFS transporter, which translates into the protein MAPSVSSACAPKVQQPRLPFWQVWNLSLGFLGVQFGFSLQNANASRILSDLGADLHALSLFWIVAPLMGLIVQPIVGSASDRTWSRFGRRNPYILFGAVAAALGMALMPNAGIVVALVAPILFGAVMLALMDAAFNVTMQPFRALVADMVPSQQRTLGYSIQSLLINIGAILGSMLPFILTNVIGLENTSRGGAVAPSVVWAFYIGATVLLGSVLWTVVRTREYPPSQYNAYKGIEAEQLQQEGQQQRSLGQRLGGFCQLLIRMPRTMRQLALVQFFSWFALFIMWVYTMPAITQHVWGVEAKWFDPAYLEAVGEIPAQIAAAKGAAGDWVGIIFAAYSLFAALFSLVLARVAQTLGRKRTYSLSLALGGLGYIGFLLCQGGTAMQVDLLITQVSVPSGALGLLVPMVGVGIAWAAILAMPYAILSDSLPASKTGVYMGIFNFTIAAPQIVSALVAGLVLKTVFQNQAIYIIVLAGVSMILAALSVFFVRESQPEAQILGAGDAG
- a CDS encoding alanine/glycine:cation symporter family protein; the encoded protein is MPFFNTLDSALQAFAGFVWGPPLLVLLLGGGLALLVYSRGRPYRHLGHSIGLLSGRYNDPGDPGQVSHSQALSTALSGTLGLGNIAGVAIAITMGGPGAIFWMWATALVGVATKFYTATLAVMFRGRDALGELQGGPMYVIREGLGRRWMPLGVLFAVAGLCGMLPVFQSNQTTQLLRESFAEPLGWIAPGGSLAFDFAIGLLLAIASAFVIAGRIQRIGKFSVHIVPGMVLFYLALTLIVIASFWERVPAAFALIFTDAFSGQAVAGGALGTVITIGVSRGAFSNEAGIGTESLAHGAAKTREPVREGVVAMLGPIVDTLVVCTCTALVILLTGVWQQGEGVAGVTLTAQAFAQVFGRSGPILLLMMVLPLAFSTIVTCWYYGMKCYVFLFRGHWQNLYTALYMMLIVLGAVASLSAVNSIIIGMYAVMAVPTMLSTLFLAKHVNRAAHDYFTRTDAMHRPRSEELTSQ
- a CDS encoding L,D-transpeptidase family protein; translated protein: MHSQPSLQKIQSLLHGYRSLRQKYRSSRLNNSSLVAALLLIGSTVLSPLVAAIDYSNPYLRHGARHAHSAYGGHMWFRPHISGASRIVIDLSDQMAYFYKGRRLAGMSPVSTGKAGYRTPTGNFRISEKKYSHRSNLYGHYISRRGYVMRSNVDVRRHRKPRGSVFRGASMDYMMRINGPVTMHAGRVPGYPDSHGCIRLPWHMAKVFYRHARVGTRVSVVH
- a CDS encoding microviridin/marinostatin family tricyclic proteinase inhibitor codes for the protein MNNNQPFFAQFMQAQELTTEQTDQVVGGVLEQPAPKRPPEFDNVTQKAPSDNDEGGDLLGVES